A genomic window from Spiroplasma helicoides includes:
- a CDS encoding polysaccharide deacetylase family protein, translating into MKTVLKKLPYIFLALLLFGFFMSLVLYGAKDTNSYVVNKIKSDKKVCMLTFDDGPNLDYDNEIMDILQENEVEGTFFYVGKNIEKNDNNKVKQLFKRILDNGSYIGNHTYSHSKYQFRESKLIDEINKTDSLIKANLPKWEGEYHIPVRMSYLQFYLGMGKVLNNINRSNFIEGYLSGDWKFDSIGKEKIVTRYMNNVSGKNILVMHSTKYTKEYLPEVIKELKEKEYSFATFNPKSKNYFKNYGELA; encoded by the coding sequence ATGAAAACTGTATTAAAAAAATTACCATACATATTTCTAGCATTATTATTATTTGGTTTTTTTATGTCATTGGTTTTATATGGAGCAAAAGATACAAATAGTTATGTTGTAAACAAAATAAAGTCAGATAAAAAAGTCTGTATGTTAACTTTTGATGATGGACCTAATTTAGATTATGATAATGAAATTATGGATATACTTCAAGAAAATGAGGTTGAAGGTACTTTTTTTTATGTTGGCAAAAACATTGAGAAAAATGATAATAATAAAGTTAAACAACTATTTAAAAGAATTTTGGACAATGGTTCATATATAGGTAATCACACATACTCACATTCCAAGTATCAGTTTAGAGAAAGTAAATTAATAGATGAAATTAATAAAACTGATAGTTTGATAAAAGCTAATTTACCAAAATGAGAGGGTGAATATCACATTCCAGTTAGAATGTCATACCTACAATTCTATTTAGGGATGGGAAAAGTTCTAAATAACATAAATAGATCTAATTTCATAGAAGGTTATTTGAGTGGTGACTGAAAATTTGATAGCATCGGAAAAGAAAAAATAGTTACCCGCTACATGAACAACGTTTCTGGCAAAAACATTCTTGTTATGCATTCAACAAAATACACTAAAGAATATCTACCAGAAGTCATTAAAGAATTAAAAGAAAAAGAATATAGCTTTGCAACCTTTAATCCTAAATCTAAAAACTATTTTAAAAATTACGGAGAATTAGCATAA
- the pfkA gene encoding 6-phosphofructokinase, with the protein MIKKIGVLTSGGDAPGMNAAIAAVVKAAISKGIEPYVVKEGYKGLVNKWIEKVNINFASDIISRGGTVIGSARFVEFKEESVRQVAVNNLKEMGIEALVVIGGDGSYQGAEKLTRMGINCVGLPGTIDNDIVSSDYTIGFDTALNTVVRSIDQIRDTMQSHNRCAVVEIMGNGCGDLTLYGATATGAEVFSTHESKLSEEEICAKVKELAEKNKRSVIVAVSEKMYDAHKLAEKIEKASGYVTRATILGHVQRGGSPTAMDRYLATTAGMFAVDQLVAGKGGLYVGMSDNKLVARDIDSTLNMPKKDKSNEYNELRKINAAC; encoded by the coding sequence ATGATTAAAAAAATTGGAGTTTTGACATCTGGAGGAGATGCTCCGGGTATGAATGCAGCTATTGCAGCTGTTGTTAAAGCAGCAATATCTAAGGGAATCGAGCCCTATGTTGTTAAAGAAGGTTACAAAGGTTTAGTTAACAAATGAATCGAAAAAGTTAATATCAACTTTGCTTCTGATATTATTTCAAGAGGTGGTACAGTAATTGGTTCAGCAAGATTTGTTGAATTTAAAGAAGAGTCAGTTAGACAAGTTGCTGTAAATAATCTTAAGGAAATGGGTATTGAAGCACTAGTTGTAATTGGTGGGGATGGAAGTTATCAAGGAGCAGAAAAATTAACTCGTATGGGAATCAATTGTGTTGGTCTGCCAGGAACAATTGATAACGACATTGTTTCATCAGATTACACAATTGGTTTTGATACAGCGTTAAACACAGTTGTAAGATCAATTGACCAAATTAGAGATACAATGCAATCTCACAATAGATGTGCAGTTGTTGAAATTATGGGAAATGGCTGTGGAGACTTAACTTTATATGGAGCAACAGCAACTGGTGCAGAGGTATTTTCAACACATGAAAGCAAATTATCTGAGGAGGAAATATGTGCTAAAGTTAAAGAATTAGCAGAAAAAAACAAACGCAGTGTGATTGTTGCAGTATCTGAAAAAATGTATGATGCACATAAATTAGCAGAAAAAATAGAAAAAGCATCTGGATATGTTACTAGAGCAACAATTCTTGGACACGTTCAAAGAGGTGGTTCACCAACAGCTATGGATAGATACTTAGCAACAACAGCGGGAATGTTTGCTGTTGACCAATTGGTTGCTGGGAAAGGTGGGTTGTATGTTGGAATGAGTGATAATAAACTTGTTGCAAGAGACATAGATTCAACTTTGAATATGCCAAAAAAAGATAAATCTAATGAGTACAATGAGTTAAGAAAAATAAATGCAGCTTGCTAA
- the typA gene encoding translational GTPase TypA, translating into MNKKIINIAVIAHVDAGKSTLVDAFLNQAGVFRANEEVVAQVMDSNDQERERGITIYSKNCAIEYKDYKINIVDTPGHADFSSEVERIMKTVDTVILLVDSAEGPMPQTRFVLSKALELGLKPILLINKIDKKDQRALEVVDEVLELFMELDANDEQLEFTTLFGVAREGIVQYSMDEKSTDLSPLFETIIKQVGNYPLELTQEPTQLQISSLAYDSFIGRLGIGRLFKGTLKEGQQVAISKNDGSINKEKVSGVFVYQGLKRVPVKEAQAGEIVVISGIKDLTIGDTVCDANNINPLTPIIIEQPTMSMNFLVNTSPFAGRVGKFVTTRNIKERLDKELEVNVGLKVEQLSDSSADGFKVLGRGELHLSVLIETMRREGFELGISRPEVVFKIDENGKKLEPMERVIIDVPTEFSGTVINKLNIRKGIMIDMDSDGVRDKVTYSVPTRGLIGFKSEFTNDTRGEGVLVKSFTGYEEFKGPIDGRINGTLVSMANGVTLPYALNNLEERGILFVGPQVEVYDGMIVGLHSRSNDLEVNPTTGKKLTNTRASGSDDSVKLTPPKKFTLEEALEFIEWDELVEVTPDDIRLRKKWLTSNERRQHRNDPH; encoded by the coding sequence ATGAATAAAAAAATAATAAATATTGCCGTTATCGCTCACGTTGACGCAGGTAAATCAACATTGGTGGATGCTTTTTTAAATCAAGCTGGTGTTTTTAGAGCTAATGAAGAAGTTGTAGCTCAGGTTATGGATAGTAATGATCAAGAAAGAGAACGTGGTATTACCATATACTCAAAAAACTGTGCGATTGAGTATAAAGACTACAAAATTAATATAGTTGATACGCCTGGCCATGCTGACTTTTCAAGTGAGGTTGAACGTATTATGAAAACTGTTGATACAGTTATTCTATTGGTTGATTCAGCAGAAGGGCCAATGCCACAAACAAGATTTGTTCTATCAAAAGCATTGGAATTAGGATTAAAACCAATTCTTCTAATAAATAAAATTGACAAAAAAGATCAAAGAGCTCTTGAAGTAGTTGATGAAGTTCTTGAATTATTTATGGAACTTGATGCAAATGATGAACAACTTGAATTTACTACTTTATTTGGGGTTGCTAGAGAAGGTATTGTTCAATACTCAATGGATGAAAAATCAACAGACTTATCACCATTATTTGAAACAATCATTAAACAAGTAGGAAATTATCCACTTGAATTAACACAAGAACCCACACAACTTCAAATTTCGTCACTTGCATATGACTCATTTATTGGAAGATTAGGAATTGGAAGACTATTTAAAGGAACTTTAAAAGAAGGCCAACAAGTAGCGATTTCTAAAAACGATGGTTCAATAAATAAAGAAAAAGTTAGTGGTGTTTTTGTTTATCAAGGATTAAAAAGAGTTCCTGTTAAAGAAGCACAAGCTGGAGAAATAGTTGTAATATCTGGAATTAAAGATTTAACAATTGGAGATACTGTTTGTGATGCAAATAATATAAACCCATTAACACCAATTATAATCGAACAACCAACTATGAGTATGAACTTTTTAGTAAATACATCACCATTTGCTGGAAGAGTTGGTAAATTTGTTACTACAAGAAACATAAAAGAAAGATTAGACAAAGAACTAGAAGTTAATGTGGGATTAAAAGTTGAACAATTAAGTGATTCTAGTGCTGATGGTTTTAAAGTTCTGGGTAGAGGTGAGCTTCACCTTTCAGTATTAATAGAAACTATGAGAAGAGAAGGTTTTGAACTAGGTATCTCAAGACCAGAAGTTGTTTTCAAAATTGATGAAAATGGTAAAAAGTTAGAACCTATGGAAAGAGTTATTATTGATGTTCCAACAGAGTTTTCAGGAACTGTTATTAATAAATTAAATATTAGAAAAGGTATAATGATTGACATGGATTCAGATGGTGTAAGGGACAAGGTGACTTACTCTGTACCAACTAGAGGTCTGATTGGATTTAAATCAGAATTTACAAATGATACAAGAGGTGAAGGTGTACTTGTAAAATCTTTCACTGGTTATGAAGAATTTAAAGGACCAATTGATGGAAGAATTAATGGGACACTGGTGTCAATGGCAAATGGTGTTACTTTACCATATGCATTAAATAACTTAGAAGAAAGAGGAATCTTGTTTGTGGGACCTCAAGTTGAAGTATATGACGGAATGATAGTTGGTTTACACTCAAGAAGTAATGACTTAGAAGTTAATCCAACAACCGGAAAAAAACTTACTAATACAAGAGCAAGTGGGTCAGATGATTCAGTAAAACTTACCCCACCAAAAAAATTTACATTAGAAGAAGCTTTAGAATTTATTGAATGAGATGAACTTGTTGAAGTAACTCCTGATGACATTAGACTTAGAAAAAAATGACTTACTTCTAACGAAAGAAGACAACATAGAAATGATCCACACTAG
- the ruvX gene encoding Holliday junction resolvase RuvX, which yields MAKYIGLDIGSKTIGVAISEGFFANTHSTIRFDEYNFDQAANSLIKLLQVEGYEKIAIGYPKNMDGSIGHRVEMVEEFISVLLEKENIDKNDIVKIDERLTTKMAKSIMIEANLSRKKQKVNKDQVAAKLILQTFLEQNK from the coding sequence ATGGCAAAATACATAGGTTTAGATATTGGTTCAAAGACAATTGGAGTAGCGATCAGTGAAGGTTTTTTTGCAAATACGCATTCAACAATACGTTTTGATGAATATAATTTTGATCAAGCAGCAAATTCCTTGATAAAACTCTTACAAGTAGAGGGTTATGAAAAAATAGCGATAGGTTATCCAAAAAACATGGATGGAAGTATTGGACATAGAGTTGAGATGGTTGAAGAGTTTATCTCAGTCCTTTTAGAAAAAGAAAATATAGATAAAAATGATATTGTAAAAATTGATGAAAGATTAACTACCAAAATGGCTAAGTCAATCATGATTGAAGCAAATCTTAGTCGCAAAAAACAAAAAGTTAATAAAGACCAAGTTGCCGCAAAGCTAATACTACAAACATTTTTAGAACAAAATAAATAG
- a CDS encoding phosphatase PAP2 family protein, with the protein MFFKTKKNNIIFWTISFSIFLGIFAVGIVYDFTIANYFFSKSAQLEDKTSFIKYFFNIYGMSVIVLPIYISIVTLVYCLTYQAKITKQWIVVINVFITTIYFLATLYLSVYSTYNDYHNSFNNYQLVVESIASCTILILVALSIIFIYLFLYTKKITKEIFNIEELAKKAGYCILYILLSLITINIIKIGVGRLRPYQVFEFDDSKSHFYYPFQVNTTSVRGNSFPSGHVHSSLCVFGFLYFINTKTKRQKISFWALFSIFSIMSFLTLLSRLFISAHFFTDTLFSLIICLFWFVISKTIINKMIKKDLKKQSLKSDLEKTTSFKEKGE; encoded by the coding sequence ATGTTTTTTAAAACTAAAAAAAATAACATAATATTTTGAACAATAAGTTTTTCTATTTTTTTAGGAATTTTTGCTGTTGGAATAGTTTATGACTTCACAATAGCAAATTATTTTTTTTCTAAATCAGCACAACTTGAAGACAAAACTAGTTTTATAAAATATTTTTTTAATATATATGGAATGTCAGTTATAGTTCTTCCTATCTATATTTCAATAGTTACTCTTGTTTATTGTTTAACATATCAAGCTAAAATTACAAAACAATGAATAGTTGTAATCAATGTTTTCATTACAACTATATATTTTTTGGCAACATTATACTTATCGGTTTATTCTACTTATAATGATTATCACAATAGTTTCAATAACTATCAGCTAGTTGTTGAATCAATTGCTTCATGCACTATTTTGATTTTAGTTGCACTATCAATTATTTTTATTTACCTATTTTTATACACAAAAAAAATTACTAAAGAAATTTTTAATATTGAAGAGCTAGCTAAAAAGGCTGGATATTGTATTTTGTATATATTGTTATCATTAATCACCATAAACATAATAAAAATAGGTGTTGGTAGACTTCGCCCTTATCAAGTGTTTGAATTTGATGATTCAAAAAGTCATTTTTATTATCCTTTTCAGGTAAATACAACTTCTGTACGAGGAAATAGTTTTCCATCTGGTCATGTACATTCATCCTTATGTGTTTTTGGTTTTTTATATTTTATAAACACAAAAACCAAGAGACAAAAAATCAGCTTTTGGGCTTTATTTTCAATTTTTAGTATTATGAGTTTTTTAACATTGCTTTCAAGATTATTTATAAGTGCACACTTTTTTACAGACACATTGTTTTCGCTAATTATTTGCTTGTTTTGGTTTGTAATATCTAAAACTATTATCAATAAAATGATAAAAAAAGATTTGAAAAAACAAAGTTTAAAGTCTGATTTAGAAAAAACAACTAGTTTTAAAGAAAAAGGAGAGTAA
- a CDS encoding M48 family metallopeptidase, translating into MLKIRKVLNYKAYPIEYDLIFKEQKYIRLKIVDDNIIVSAPVQAQDWEIEHLIYKNINRIIKVIEFREQNKKFEISNPGFVKIFDKKVTVYFRLEPDEKMKDTYKLYDRDELTIKHMYKKMSLEYYDVFLQRINMWKEVMGLDFKNLTVKEMKGKWGICYPDKSKIVLNIRLIHYPMVAMDYVIVHELSHLVHKNHSRSFWNHVQKFLPNYKDYSNLLKVAI; encoded by the coding sequence ATGCTAAAGATTAGAAAAGTTTTAAACTATAAAGCTTATCCAATTGAATATGACTTAATTTTTAAAGAGCAAAAGTACATTAGACTAAAAATTGTCGATGACAATATAATAGTGTCTGCTCCAGTTCAGGCACAAGATTGAGAAATCGAGCATCTAATTTACAAAAACATCAACAGAATCATTAAAGTCATAGAATTTAGAGAACAAAACAAAAAATTTGAAATATCTAACCCAGGTTTTGTTAAAATATTTGACAAAAAAGTAACTGTATATTTTAGATTAGAACCCGACGAAAAAATGAAAGATACTTATAAACTTTATGATAGAGATGAATTGACAATTAAACATATGTACAAAAAGATGTCTTTAGAATATTATGATGTTTTTTTGCAAAGAATTAATATGTGAAAAGAAGTAATGGGTTTAGACTTTAAAAACTTAACAGTTAAAGAAATGAAGGGTAAATGAGGAATTTGTTATCCTGATAAGTCAAAAATCGTTTTAAATATAAGATTAATTCACTACCCAATGGTGGCGATGGATTACGTGATTGTGCATGAATTAAGTCATTTGGTTCACAAAAACCACTCAAGAAGTTTTTGAAATCACGTGCAAAAGTTCTTACCTAATTACAAAGATTATAGCAACTTACTAAAAGTAGCAATTTAA
- the eno gene encoding phosphopyruvate hydratase, protein MSKIVKVVAHEVLDSRGFPTVQVDVETEFGGRGSAKVPSGASTGSREALELRDGDKKRFNGKGVLKAVANVNDKLADLVIGMEVFDQIAIDQAMCKLDGDDFKKNLGANAILGVSLAVAKAAADELDIPLYRYIGGTNARRLPVPMLNVINGGEHADSAIDFQEFMIMPVGAPSFREALRWASETFQALKSLLHDKGDITAVGDEGGFAPHFSWAYKEESLEAFKAKTPVEVALDLLVEAIEKAGYKTGRDGIMIAMDCANSELYKDDKKYHFKKIEKLTGKEWSMTTKEMVSFLDMLVDKYPIISIEDGLAESDWEGFQLQVETMGHKIQIVGDDLFVTNPKITAEGIEKHAANSVLIKFNQIGSLTETIETIQMAQKAGWTAVTSHRSGETEDATIADLAVALNTGQIKTGSMSRSDRIAKYNRLLEIEAELGDAAIYDGIKSFYNLK, encoded by the coding sequence ATGTCAAAAATAGTTAAAGTAGTAGCACACGAAGTATTAGACTCACGTGGATTTCCAACTGTACAAGTTGATGTAGAAACAGAATTTGGTGGACGCGGTTCAGCAAAAGTTCCATCAGGAGCATCAACTGGTTCAAGAGAAGCATTAGAATTAAGAGACGGAGATAAAAAACGTTTTAATGGTAAAGGGGTATTAAAAGCAGTTGCCAATGTAAATGATAAATTAGCTGATTTAGTAATTGGTATGGAAGTTTTCGATCAAATCGCAATTGACCAAGCTATGTGTAAATTAGATGGTGATGATTTCAAAAAAAACTTAGGAGCAAATGCAATATTAGGAGTTTCATTAGCAGTAGCAAAAGCAGCAGCAGATGAATTAGATATTCCATTATACAGATACATTGGGGGAACAAACGCAAGAAGATTACCTGTTCCAATGTTAAACGTTATTAATGGGGGAGAACATGCAGATAGTGCAATCGACTTCCAAGAATTTATGATTATGCCAGTAGGGGCACCATCATTTAGAGAAGCTTTAAGATGAGCTTCAGAAACATTCCAAGCATTAAAATCACTATTACATGATAAAGGTGATATTACTGCTGTTGGGGATGAAGGTGGATTTGCACCTCACTTTAGTTGAGCATACAAAGAAGAATCATTAGAAGCTTTCAAAGCAAAAACTCCAGTTGAAGTTGCATTAGACTTATTAGTTGAAGCAATTGAAAAAGCTGGATACAAAACTGGTAGAGATGGAATCATGATCGCAATGGATTGTGCTAACTCTGAATTATACAAAGATGATAAAAAATACCACTTCAAAAAAATTGAAAAATTAACAGGGAAAGAATGATCAATGACAACTAAGGAAATGGTTAGTTTCTTAGATATGTTAGTTGATAAATACCCAATCATTTCAATTGAAGATGGATTAGCAGAATCAGATTGAGAAGGATTCCAATTGCAAGTTGAAACTATGGGACATAAAATTCAAATCGTTGGGGATGACTTATTTGTTACAAACCCAAAAATTACTGCGGAAGGAATTGAAAAACATGCAGCAAATTCAGTTTTAATTAAATTTAACCAAATTGGTTCATTAACTGAAACTATTGAAACAATTCAAATGGCTCAAAAAGCTGGATGAACTGCTGTTACTTCACACCGTTCAGGAGAAACTGAAGATGCAACAATCGCTGACTTAGCAGTTGCTTTAAATACAGGACAAATTAAAACAGGTTCAATGTCAAGATCTGATAGAATTGCAAAATACAACAGATTATTAGAAATTGAAGCAGAGCTTGGAGATGCAGCAATTTACGATGGAATTAAATCATTCTACAACTTAAAATAA
- a CDS encoding GNAT family N-acetyltransferase: protein MIDQELRFEVEYGVNNEVYKDASNIRKTVFIIEQKVPKEIEVDEFENESYHIVGYLRDVPICCARIMTEYGKFKIGRVAILKPFRGKGIGDYLFTFTLDYLKNDLNAKEVYLNSQAQVTNFYRKHGFNTLGEPFLEANIVHIKMKKVL, encoded by the coding sequence ATGATTGATCAAGAATTAAGATTTGAAGTTGAATATGGAGTTAATAACGAAGTTTATAAAGATGCTAGTAATATAAGAAAAACAGTTTTTATTATAGAACAAAAAGTTCCTAAAGAAATAGAAGTAGATGAATTTGAAAATGAAAGCTATCATATTGTAGGTTATTTAAGAGATGTTCCTATTTGTTGTGCAAGAATAATGACTGAATATGGTAAGTTTAAAATCGGTAGAGTAGCTATTTTAAAACCTTTTAGAGGAAAAGGGATAGGAGATTATTTATTTACATTTACTCTTGATTATTTAAAAAACGATTTAAATGCTAAAGAAGTATATTTGAACTCACAAGCACAAGTTACAAACTTTTATCGCAAGCATGGTTTTAACACACTAGGAGAACCATTTTTAGAAGCAAATATTGTTCATATTAAAATGAAAAAAGTTTTATAA
- a CDS encoding DnaJ domain-containing protein has product MGWKKEFKKFQKSNARKNSVFDYSEGESSIISWKAVFENVNFWTIENMNIIIEDYNLEIDDLIKYQRFPSRLSDGYIYEFKKFGIREDFDSYPCTSFFKYTYEYLSRRVGSYGATLIVTALTKYTYYTTFKFWKVFNFTFSSKDIDDYPLKRIFEVMQRVCVDALEGIIDKALMLMDDREIIPYKEHLLVEQIVDLGDEFTYHWSKMLDQVIDLTLEEYTYNYNHDRNYTSEQSYSSYNETLEFASNNSNYFEDNSEDFYEKTCTMVFNDEVNDAFNYFGITKMSSMDEFKKVYRKLAKQFHPDINSEPEAAYEMKKINVFKTIIEQYFDKYGLT; this is encoded by the coding sequence ATGGGCTGAAAAAAAGAGTTTAAAAAATTTCAAAAAAGTAATGCAAGAAAAAACTCTGTATTTGACTATTCAGAAGGTGAATCAAGCATTATAAGTTGGAAAGCTGTTTTTGAAAATGTTAATTTTTGGACTATAGAAAATATGAATATCATCATTGAAGACTATAATTTAGAAATAGATGATTTGATTAAGTATCAAAGATTTCCAAGCAGACTTTCAGATGGTTATATCTATGAATTTAAAAAATTTGGGATTAGAGAAGACTTCGATTCTTACCCATGTACGAGTTTTTTTAAATATACATATGAGTATTTATCAAGAAGAGTTGGAAGTTATGGAGCAACCTTGATAGTCACAGCCTTAACCAAGTACACATACTATACAACATTTAAATTTTGAAAAGTTTTTAACTTTACGTTTTCAAGTAAAGATATTGATGATTATCCATTAAAAAGAATTTTTGAAGTAATGCAAAGGGTTTGTGTTGATGCTTTGGAAGGAATAATTGACAAAGCATTAATGTTAATGGATGATCGTGAAATAATACCTTATAAAGAGCATTTACTTGTAGAACAAATAGTTGATTTAGGAGATGAATTCACATATCACTGAAGTAAAATGTTGGATCAAGTTATTGATTTAACACTTGAAGAATACACATATAACTATAATCATGATAGAAATTACACATCAGAACAATCTTATTCTTCATATAATGAAACACTAGAGTTTGCAAGTAATAATAGTAATTATTTTGAAGATAATTCGGAAGACTTTTATGAAAAAACTTGCACAATGGTCTTTAATGACGAGGTGAATGATGCATTCAATTACTTTGGAATTACAAAAATGAGTAGTATGGATGAATTTAAAAAAGTATATCGTAAACTTGCCAAACAATTTCACCCAGATATTAATAGTGAGCCTGAAGCAGCATATGAAATGAAAAAAATTAATGTTTTTAAAACAATTATTGAGCAGTACTTTGATAAATATGGTCTAACATAG
- the lepA gene encoding translation elongation factor 4 translates to MDKSKIRNFSIIAHIDHGKSTLADRILELTGSVDKRDMQAQLLDSMDIERERGITIKLNSVQLKYKAKDGQEYIFHLIDTPGHVDFTYEVSRSLAACEGALLVVDASQGIEAQTLANVYLALDNDLEIIPVINKVDLPAAEPERVKEEIESVIGIDCSNAPMISAKTGLNVEEVLEAIVKFIPYPLAADDKKPLKALIFDSYYDKYRGVMASIRVVEGTVKVGQQIKMMQSQAVYEVTELGVKTPFEVKKDHLEAGEVGWLAASIKTVRDVQVGDTITTKDNGASEPLPGYKKLNPMVYCGIYPVDTAKYKDLKEALEKISLSDASLVYEAESSQSLGFGFRCGFLGLLHMDVIQERLEREYDLTLIATAPSVIYNVNLTNGETIQIDNPAFLPDPQKINTIEEPYVKVSIMTPDQYLGDLMGLCQDKRGNYINIDYIDDTRRNLVYEMPLNEIVFDFFNKLKSISKGYASFDYELIGYKVSKLVKMDILLNGDVVDALSTIVHKDFAYHRGKVLTEKLKEIIPRQNFEVPVQAAIGSKIIARETIKAMRKNVLAKCYGGDISRKKKLLEKQKEGKKRMKAIGSVEVPQEAFIAVLKLDD, encoded by the coding sequence ATGGATAAATCAAAAATTAGAAACTTTAGTATAATTGCCCACATTGATCATGGTAAATCTACATTGGCGGATAGAATTTTAGAGCTTACAGGGAGTGTTGATAAAAGAGATATGCAAGCTCAACTTCTTGACTCAATGGATATTGAAAGAGAAAGAGGTATAACAATTAAGTTAAACTCTGTTCAATTGAAATATAAAGCAAAAGATGGGCAAGAATACATTTTTCATTTAATAGACACCCCAGGACATGTTGATTTTACTTATGAAGTTTCAAGAAGTTTAGCTGCATGTGAAGGAGCTTTGCTTGTTGTTGATGCAAGTCAAGGTATTGAAGCACAAACTCTTGCTAATGTTTATTTGGCATTAGACAATGATTTAGAAATAATTCCTGTCATTAATAAAGTTGACCTACCAGCAGCAGAACCAGAAAGAGTAAAAGAAGAAATAGAGAGCGTAATAGGAATAGATTGTTCAAATGCACCAATGATTAGTGCAAAAACAGGTTTAAATGTTGAAGAAGTTTTAGAAGCTATTGTTAAGTTTATTCCTTATCCTCTTGCAGCAGACGATAAAAAACCACTAAAAGCTTTAATATTTGATTCATATTATGACAAATATAGAGGAGTTATGGCATCAATTAGAGTTGTTGAAGGAACAGTTAAAGTTGGTCAACAAATTAAAATGATGCAATCACAAGCTGTTTATGAAGTAACTGAGTTGGGAGTAAAAACACCCTTTGAAGTTAAAAAAGATCATTTAGAAGCAGGTGAAGTTGGGTGATTAGCAGCTTCAATTAAAACCGTTAGAGATGTTCAGGTTGGAGACACTATCACAACAAAAGATAATGGAGCAAGCGAACCATTGCCAGGATACAAAAAATTGAATCCTATGGTTTATTGTGGAATTTATCCAGTTGACACAGCCAAGTATAAAGATTTAAAAGAAGCTTTAGAAAAAATTAGCTTAAGTGATGCGAGTCTAGTGTATGAGGCTGAAAGTTCACAGTCTTTAGGTTTTGGATTTAGATGTGGTTTTTTAGGTTTATTACACATGGACGTTATTCAAGAACGTCTTGAAAGAGAATATGATTTAACCTTAATAGCAACAGCGCCATCAGTTATTTATAATGTTAACTTGACTAATGGAGAAACAATACAAATTGATAATCCTGCTTTTTTACCAGACCCACAAAAAATTAATACTATTGAAGAACCATATGTAAAGGTTTCAATAATGACTCCAGATCAATATCTAGGAGATTTAATGGGTCTTTGTCAGGATAAAAGAGGTAACTATATAAACATTGATTATATTGATGACACTAGAAGAAATCTAGTTTATGAAATGCCATTAAATGAAATAGTTTTTGATTTTTTTAATAAATTAAAATCTATTTCGAAAGGATATGCTTCATTTGATTATGAACTTATTGGTTATAAAGTATCTAAACTTGTAAAAATGGACATCCTTTTAAATGGGGATGTTGTTGATGCTTTATCAACTATTGTTCATAAAGATTTTGCATATCATCGTGGAAAGGTATTAACTGAAAAATTAAAAGAAATAATACCTAGACAAAATTTTGAAGTTCCAGTACAAGCAGCAATTGGTTCTAAAATAATAGCAAGAGAAACAATCAAAGCTATGAGAAAAAATGTTTTGGCAAAATGTTATGGTGGAGATATTTCACGTAAGAAGAAGCTTCTTGAAAAACAAAAAGAAGGAAAAAAACGTATGAAAGCCATTGGATCAGTAGAAGTTCCACAAGAAGCGTTCATAGCAGTTTTAAAGTTAGATGATTAA